The Leptospira brenneri genome includes a window with the following:
- a CDS encoding VOC family protein, translated as MIIVEGIGHVSIPVSQLDTSIDFYRDIFDFEVETKKATEAILSLDSFRIRLVKAEVSDRSLPLLSFVMDVDDFTEAISELEEKNVKIIKGPEGTDSGESLTFADPSQNLIEIFYSN; from the coding sequence ATGATTATTGTAGAAGGCATTGGCCACGTCAGTATCCCCGTCTCCCAACTCGACACCTCTATCGATTTTTACCGGGACATTTTTGACTTCGAAGTGGAGACAAAGAAGGCTACTGAGGCAATCCTATCTCTGGATTCCTTCCGTATCCGATTGGTAAAAGCAGAAGTTTCAGACCGCTCTCTTCCTCTCCTTAGTTTTGTGATGGATGTGGATGATTTCACTGAAGCCATCAGCGAACTTGAGGAAAAGAACGTAAAGATCATCAAAGGACCAGAAGGAACCGATTCTGGAGAGAGTCTCACCTTCGCAGATCCGAGCCAAAACTTAATTGAGATCTTCTATTCCAATT
- a CDS encoding DUF3347 domain-containing protein → MNFNSQLGKKNQNMNVFRISLIVFAIFTLSCKEEVIPFETAHENLAAKLLAENQILLEEYLKEDPKPNWKTFSEVLDTLATSGHPKLKTWTESLRPLLPTTGSDLESSYEKISKIQEILIQIKTEVPNQSQYNRFYCPMVDKSWLMTGREVKNPYAPEMRDCGELLQ, encoded by the coding sequence TTGAATTTCAATTCCCAGTTAGGAAAAAAGAATCAAAATATGAATGTATTTCGGATTTCACTCATCGTTTTCGCCATTTTTACCCTTTCCTGTAAAGAAGAGGTGATTCCTTTCGAAACTGCCCACGAGAATCTCGCAGCAAAACTCCTAGCGGAGAACCAAATCCTTCTCGAAGAATATCTAAAAGAGGATCCAAAACCCAACTGGAAAACTTTTTCAGAGGTACTCGATACACTCGCGACCAGTGGACATCCAAAATTAAAGACCTGGACGGAATCTCTCCGCCCACTCCTTCCTACTACGGGAAGTGATTTAGAATCGAGTTATGAAAAAATTTCCAAAATTCAAGAAATATTGATTCAAATCAAAACCGAAGTACCAAACCAATCTCAGTACAATCGATTTTACTGTCCCATGGTTGATAAATCTTGGTTAATGACAGGAAGAGAAGTAAAAAACCCCTATGCTCCAGAAATGAGAGATTGTGGAGAATTATTACAATAA